The following DNA comes from Miscanthus floridulus cultivar M001 chromosome 5, ASM1932011v1, whole genome shotgun sequence.
CCTTAGCAAGCCTTTTCTCCTTCCTTGCCTGCCTCTCTTGCTCATCATATTCTTGATTTTCTTTCTCAACCAGTCGGATAAGGGTATCACACCGCCTAGCCAACTCTTGGGTAGTTCTGGACTTCACAAACCAATCAAATCGGAACAAGGGAGACATACGGAAGGCAGCTTTCAGTTCATCCCAGTTTCCATATCCAAGTTTGTGCACCATGCAAAGCTGAAACATAACACCAGCTTAGTAGCCATATCATGTACTCAAATACATAAATCCACATAATATGGTGAGAGAACATACCATAAAGCGGTCACATTCCTCATTATAGAACTTCCCTTTATTTTGGCCATACTGAATTTTCAACTCTAACCATGGGTTTTTGTAGCGGTCTAGCTTCTTCCCAATGGCCTTCATAATCTCATCCTTGCGGGATATCCTTGCTTCCCCCCTTTCAATATTTTTTATAATTCTATCATAATCTGGTTGAACAATGATCAACAAACACAATCTGTTAGATTGTAAAGTTTGATCTCCAGTATGCAAACAGTTGCTTTATTAAAAGATTATAATGATAAAAAGAAAAACTATTACATTGTGAAATGTTTTTCATGAAATAGATAATTAAACTATTTCCTTTAACTTGTCAGTCCAAATTAGAGATTTGAATCTGCAGTTATATATTAGCTGTCTTGGAATTACTGCCTTACCACTCAGTTCTTTGTATCTCTCCTTGAAAACTTTAGCATAACGTTGAACTTCCTCTTCTGTCTTACCCTCCATTTCAGAGGATATACTTTTAATATCATTGCGACCATATTTCTCACATGCACGAATAAATGTGTTGAAGTCTCTCCTTGTCCATGATGCAAaaccctgaaatttttaccatgacAGAAATAAAGTTAAGAGAAACGACAGTATAAAAGAGCAAGCAGAAAGGTACAAGAAGAAAGTTGATTTTGGTGTGCGGCGTTATGATTCTAACCTCTTCTAATAACTGTTCCTTCTCTTCCTGCTCCTCTGCTGTCAAAGGCTCCAACTGATCTGAGCATCacatgagaataataaagttagCAAGATCCACTTGGATGTAATACAACCTAGAAAAAGCAAGAGAATACCTTCGTCTTCGCCATCAATGGTATCTTTCTTCTGGTTTGCTTGCTGCATCAAAAGTTTCTAATGTTAAGCACCAAGATTACAAGTGACAGATGCAAAACAATATATCGCAAAGTAATGAGGAAGTAATGTCCAATGGACTGGGAAAACAGgcacaaaaaaaacaaaagttgGGCAAACTAGTTACTTAATATCCAGTAGAAATTACAAAAGCAATAATCTGGATGAGAAATTACCATAAGGTACCACACTTCCTTTTCATACAATTCATTTAGCCTTTGGTTATTGAAAAACTGGAAATCATGCCTGACAAATTAAAATCCGAGTCAGATATAATTCAATAAAATGGAACCATTGATTAGCTTCCATGAGAACAGGAAATTTACAAGTGGGGCATTCTTGGAATCCTTGGCTCCCTTGGCTTTGCTGGTGCACCTTGGCGAAGTGCTTGCTTAAAGTAGTCAGACTCAGAGTAGCTACAAATGACAGTTTAAATAAGGTCAAATAAGTATTAGACAGTGACATGAACCAAAAAATAAAAGAGGTGCATACTTTCTCTTCCTTTCTCTTCTAGGTGGCTCGATCCAGTTGTCACTAACAAGTTTCTTGAAATCAACCTTGTTTTCATCCTTCAAGCAATCATGGAGGAGAATTCAATTGGTATGAGCTCACTTCAAAAAAAAATACTCAACCAATTTACAGCaaatgaattgaatgtttgaatcatTACCTTCTCATCATCAAAATCATACAATTCAGCATCTGCATCAGAAAATAAAAGGTGTTAGGTAGGTAGACAGGAGACTTAGGAACAGAGAGCAGGCACATACTATCATCCATCTTAAATTTAATGGCATCCTCAGTGAACTTTTTCATTTTCGCATCAAGTTCTGCTGTTGTCTCCTCTCCTTTAGCTATAATGCGGTCAATGTCCTCATCAGTTATTGTGCTGTCCTTAGAACTGAAAACCATTTCAGCACCAAACCGCACCATTTGCAGAAGGTCATCCTTATTGACAGCTTAATAAAAGAGAATGTTGTCAGAATAATCCATATCCAACTAGTAAAGAAAAATGCTTAAAACAAATAGCAACGGCAAATATCAAAACCATACTTTTCTGCTCTGCCAATCGTCCTTGCTGAATAACCAAAGCATCCAATGCTAGCTTCTTATATGCTCTCTCAATCACCTTTTCCTCGATAGTGTACTGTAATTGTGTTTGCATTATCTTCCAGACAGGTAGCAATATAAAATTTGGCACTACGGTAATTATTAATCTAGAAACAACAAACCTCAGTGCAAAAGCGGAACACTTGAACTTCTTTCTTTTGACCTATTCTATGTGCACGGTCCTGAGCTTGCAGATCCGCTTGTGGATTCCTGGAGGCACAGAAGTAGCAGAGACATAAGATTCATTCTTAGGGTAAGCAACAAAATTAGGTTTAGCATAACAAAGTCGCATACCAATCACTGTCATAAAGAACCACAACATCAGCAGTGGCCAAGTTAATACCAAGGCCACCTGCCCTAGTTGAAAGTAAGAAAACAAACTTCTCACTTCCTGGCCTATTGAAGGCTTCAATGGATGCATCACGATCTTCTCCACCTGTATTTCCATCAATTCGGCAATACTCATATCCTCTATACATAAGATAATCTTCCAAGATATCCAAAAGCCTGGTCATCTGCAGGATGGTGATATGTCAGGCAAGGGAAAATTCTAGGATAACAAAGTGCTTATTGAGGTGCACTATGCACATGCTCAGCATCCATAAGTGGTGTCTGATATCTCCTAATACAAACTTGCTAAACAAATAATGCATTCAAATCTGCATGGCAGTTGAAAACAATCACCTGTGAAAAAATTAGGACTCTGGAATCACGCTCCTTTAGCTTGGGCAGCAATTTATCTAATAGAACCATTTTTCCTATGTAAATATCAAAAGAACTGTCAATAAGCATTCATAGAAATTCTGTAGAAAAATGTTTCAATTATGCAAAAGAAATAAGGAACATGATGTTACCTGCATTCTCAACTAGATGTTCACCAGTTGTGTAGGGTGGGCCAGGTTCAGCTCCTTGGAATAAATATGGATGGTTGCAGCACTTGCGCAACTGCATGGCAATGTTAAGCAATCGCTTGCGCTCACCACCAGCATTAATAACCTCCAAATCCTTCTGAAGCAGAGCACGATAGTACTGCTTCTGCATCTGAGACATTCCAACTTTAAGTATGGTTTCCTTCTTTGGAGGTAGACCCTTTTCTACATCAGACTTGAGCCTCCTAAGAAGAAATGGGCGAAGAACCTTTGCAAAAGTTGCGAGAAACAATTATAAAGAGCTCATTTTAAGGTACTCAAATTGATGATCATGAGAACTATATCCCAACCTTATGAAGCTGCTGGACCACCTCCTGTTGATCATTTTCCCCAGAAATTTGAAACCATTCATCAAAGGTCTCCGCAGAGCTAAATATTTCAGGTAGCAAGAAATTGAGGAGAGCCCAGAGCTCATGGAGATTATTCTGCCATGTAGCAGCAAATCAGACTAGAATCAGATTAAACCAAAAACAAATATGAGACAACACAGTTACTGAAGTAGTACTTAAATCATTATTCTGGGTGCACACACTATATAAAAACAATACTGGCAAGAGAAGCCTACTTGGAGTGGAGTGCCTGTGATGAGGAGACGATAATTAGTGTTGTAAATCCTCATAGTCTTCGATAGAAGAGAATTCTCATTTTTTATCCGGTGAGCTTCATCAATAATTATGTAGCGCCAGCTGAAGCGCCTCAATGTAGATTTTTCTTTGATTGCCATTTCGAAACTAGTCACGCACACATCAAATTTTCCAGgctgtagcaaattgtcccttaTATGGTTCTGACAAATAAGAGAAGGTCAGTAACATGGCAGTATAAGTTCCATAAGTGATTAAAGAATAGACTTGAGACTAACCCGCTCTTCTGGATTCCCCAAAAACTTCACAGCCCGTATGATAGGGCAAAAACGTTGGATTTCCTTTATCCAGTTGCCAAGAGTGGACTTTGGCGCAACAACCATGTGAGGACCAGTTATACCTCTGAACTCATGCAGATATCCCAGCAATGAAATAGTTTGAAGCGTTTTCCCAAGACCCTAAATAATAAAAAGTATACATTCAAAGTCAAAgtgtcaaacaaaacaaaatgaagGACTAAAAGATGATCTTAATCAAGATTAATACATGTAGCATACCATCTCATCAGCTAATATTCCATTGATACCATTCTCATACAATCGTATAAGCCAATTAAGTCCAGCCAGTTGATAATCACGCATCTTTCCTTTGATGCCTGCAAAGAATTCAAACATTTAATAAAAGTTTATTACATAAGACAAAAggaacaaaagataaaaagcctAATAAGAAAACTAAAACCTAAAATTATTGGTTGGTTTCCATGAGAATGCATATCAATTCTTTTATCAAGAAATTGGAAGTAGTTAGGCCACTTTTTatggaacaaaaaggtgtcagcGGAAGTGAAAACAGGAAACAACAATCAATTGCATAAATA
Coding sequences within:
- the LOC136449981 gene encoding probable chromatin-remodeling complex ATPase chain; translated protein: MAKPVKYDEEEEISSSAEEEEDQSDAAGSGSGEEGDEAEEEDAAPPAEEEEAAGEGQEEEVDEEEIEAVTTGAGAEDEEDAGADAAAEGDDESQSTEDDESVARDKDDGDETDAVVGKREKARLKELQKMKKQKIQEILDTQNAAIDADMNNKGKGRLKYLLQQTEIFAHFAKGSQSNEKKPRGRGRHASKMTEEEEDEEYLKEEEDALAGAGGTRLVSQPSCIKGKMRDYQLAGLNWLIRLYENGINGILADEMGLGKTLQTISLLGYLHEFRGITGPHMVVAPKSTLGNWIKEIQRFCPIIRAVKFLGNPEERNHIRDNLLQPGKFDVCVTSFEMAIKEKSTLRRFSWRYIIIDEAHRIKNENSLLSKTMRIYNTNYRLLITGTPLQNNLHELWALLNFLLPEIFSSAETFDEWFQISGENDQQEVVQQLHKVLRPFLLRRLKSDVEKGLPPKKETILKVGMSQMQKQYYRALLQKDLEVINAGGERKRLLNIAMQLRKCCNHPYLFQGAEPGPPYTTGEHLVENAGKMVLLDKLLPKLKERDSRVLIFSQMTRLLDILEDYLMYRGYEYCRIDGNTGGEDRDASIEAFNRPGSEKFVFLLSTRAGGLGINLATADVVVLYDSDWNPQADLQAQDRAHRIGQKKEVQVFRFCTEYTIEEKVIERAYKKLALDALVIQQGRLAEQKTVNKDDLLQMVRFGAEMVFSSKDSTITDEDIDRIIAKGEETTAELDAKMKKFTEDAIKFKMDDNAELYDFDDEKDENKVDFKKLVSDNWIEPPRRERKRNYSESDYFKQALRQGAPAKPREPRIPRMPHLHDFQFFNNQRLNELYEKEVWYLMQANQKKDTIDGEDEDQLEPLTAEEQEEKEQLLEEGFASWTRRDFNTFIRACEKYGRNDIKSISSEMEGKTEEEVQRYAKVFKERYKELSDYDRIIKNIERGEARISRKDEIMKAIGKKLDRYKNPWLELKIQYGQNKGKFYNEECDRFMLCMVHKLGYGNWDELKAAFRMSPLFRFDWFVKSRTTQELARRCDTLIRLVEKENQEYDEQERQARKEKRLAKNMTPTKRAALRNSEGDNTPLSSFKRRRQSLMDDYVGSGRRKRG